The genomic region TGAAATTTTCTGTGATGGGGATAAGAAATTCAATGTTTTTCTTGGTCGATGATTTGATTCTTCTGCCATCATGTCGAGTTGCTCCTGTGAATAAACGGATATATCGGTCTTTTTAGGTATATATTCCAGTTAATTTAGCGGGAGCTTCGTTCGACTAAGGTTGCGATATACGACTTTTGGGTACCGCAGATTAAATCTGCCCTCCCAGTGTCCCGGAATGACTCGATCATTCACTTCTTGCGGTCGATCGTGGATGGATACCGCATCAATAATGCCGCCCCGGGCATTGCCTTGGTATTGAAGTGCCTGGATTGACGCATCACCCGTTGCGCCCGCAACTGCCGGAGCAGCTCCTTTTTTAAAGCACTATGTAATTGAATAAACATCATTTTATAGAGAGTTTCATGTGAAATATGCATAGTCGATGCTTCAGGACCAGTTTGTTTCAGCCAACCCACCACTGGGTCGGGTGGCCACTTGCCAGTCAGTTTATCCGATACGATAGTGCAAAGCTGATGTTGTCATTAAGCTTACAGACGCGTTTATCGGCCGCTACGGTACGGTATTTCGACAATCCACCATTGCGGTAGATTTCTCGGGAAACCGTTGACGTGGCCCTGTTGAGATTTCTGGCAATCGCCCTAAAGGATAAATTAGCCGATAGTTCTCGTGATATTTTCTCACGCTCTAGTAACGACAAGTCCCTGGCCGAATGTTTGAGCGGCGATGGCTTTATTCCATCGATTTTTTGTAAGTAGCAAAATACCGAACCGGCATGTTTAATGAACAACCCCGCCGCAAGCAGCGGGGTATCAGAAGAGAGCGAGTTGTCTGTCTTCGTATAACTGCTGATAGACATCTCCGTGCTTTTTAACGTAATCTCTTATTGTGTCCTCATCGCCATGACGGCCAACTGTACTGACGAAATAACCATCAGTCCAGAATTCCCCGCCCCACAACTGTTTCTTCACATGAGGACATAAGCGAAATACCTCCCGCGCCGTGATACTCTTGATCAGTGTCACCAGTTTTGTGACACTGTATGCGGGACCGACTGCACCAGAAAATGCACATGATCCTTATCTGTACCAATCTCCATGAATTTCAACTGGTAACGCCGTTCGAGATCTAAACAGACATCCCGCAACACCCCGTCCACAGCTTCATCAAATACGGCGCGGCGATATTTCGCCGGAAACACCACATGATAAAGCAGCACTGTTACATTATGGCTCTTATGTATATATTCGCTCACGCAAATATATTACGCCCCAAGGGGCGGGGAATATATCCCGGAGAGATTCAATTGCTGACCGATTTCGCTCAACGATTTACCTTGTGACCATAGCTACCACATCGTTTCCTGTGAATGATAAGTAAAACTTCGTTTTGAAGTTGATGATTCGAGACCTTTGCGCGGTTACAATCTTGGAGCAATGGATCGGATGATATAACTATATTTTGAAACAATGAATTGAAGCTATGGCCATGAGTTTTTCGGAGTATGATGTAACCCGCCGTACCCGGAAAGAGAATTTCCTGAAGCAAATCGATGAATTGATAGGGTGGCCCTCGATAGGGCAAGCTATCGCAGCGCATTATGCAGCGTGCAGCAGGTCGTCCGGCGTATTCCGGGCTGCTGCTGTTCAAGATGCTGCTGGTAGAATTCTGGCACGGCGGATTAAGTGATGAGTCAGTGGAAGACATGGCGAATTCGAATCTACACGTGATGCGATTTCTGGGATTGCCGTTGTAAGATGATGTACCAGACCACTCAGTATTGTCGCGTTTCAGAACGCGGTTAATGGCGGCGGACGCGTGGATGGTCTATTAAACCAAGTCAACCGGCAAATACAAGCGCACGATATCGAGGTCAGGAAAGGCTATCATGTCGATACGAGTATCACCCGGAGTCTACGCAAACATAAAACCCGACCGGCGTATGACCAGAATTACAGCGGAATAAGAGGCTTGTGTGTTTTTGCAAAGGTCTCTTCCTGATATACTTTAATACGAGACGCCACTCCGCAAACAGCGAGAAATTAAATTTGAATGAATATTCACCTTCAATCCCATGAAAATTAACTCAAATCTAGACCTTTATAATTCATTCCGCGAGCTTATCCTCTTCTTTATATTTATTCTTTGCATCTCAGCCTCGCTGTATGCTAAAGCAGAAGGTATTGAGAACTTGCAAAAAAATGCAAGTATTACCTATGAAAAAATGATACAAGCTAAACAGAATGCTGAAACCTTCACTAAAGATTTAACTTTTGCTGAAAAAAAACTGGCTACAGCAAAACAAAAATTAGCGGAAGCGGAACAAGCAGTCGAAACGGCAAAGAAAAAGTCTGAGCAAGCTAAGATCTCGATGGAGAAAGCAGTTAAGCAATGGAAGCAAGCCTCGGATGCGTTAGCGAACGAATGGGGTAAAACCGAAGTAAAATAATCATAGATAATATTATTAGTAGTAATTCAGATTTGATCTGACAATAAGATCTTGCCAAAGGGGGGATTACCCGGTTTGATAGAGGTGCGAAACTTTATCAACCAAGCGCGAAAGCGCAAAGGAGTAATCCCATAAGTATTGTTCAACACAATGTCATCAAACACAAAATTGGTTTGCTTAATCATCCGAACTTGGCACTGTATCCCGCGCTTGCAAGGTGATGGGGTTTTCTCGCGATACTTTTTATCGCTATCAGGCTGCCGTGGAAACAGATGGCGTTGATGCCCTGATTGATGCTAGCCAACGCAAGCCCAACATCAAGAACCGCCTCGAAGAAGCGAGGCAGCTGTCACAGCTTTTGCCCTTGGAGCAGCCTGCTTTTGGTCAAGTTCGGGTTTCCACGAACTGCGCAAATGCGGAATCTTCGTTTGTTTATCCGGTGTCCGTTCGGTGTGGCTGCTCCAGAATCTGTAGTCGTTCAAAAAGCGTCTATCCGCCTTGGAAAAGCATATCGCCGAAACCGGGAAGGTGTTAACCGAGACACAGTACAGGCGCTGGAGAAGAAACAAGAAGATGGTGTTCCCATGATGAAATCGAGACCGCTCATCCCGAGTATTTCTGTAGCCAGATACCCTCTACGTCGGTACTATTAAGAGTGTGTGGCGGATTTATCAGCAGACTTTCGTCGGATAACTATTCCAAGTGGGCTGCCACCAAGCTATATACCACCAAGACACCGATCACAGTGGCTGATTTGCTCAATGATCGGGTGCTGCCATTCTTCGCCGAGCAGAGTATGTGCGTCATCAGTATCCCCTGATCGACCGTGGTACCGAATATTGCGGCAAGTCAGAGAATCACGATTACCAGTTCTATCTGGCACTGAATGACATCGAGCATTCCAAAACCAAAGCCAATCATCCACAGACCAACGATATTTGCGAGCGTTTCCACAAAACAATCTTGTAGTTCTATCAGATAGCATTCCGGCGCAAGAATAAACAATCCCGTGGCAAGACCACGAGGTATTAGAAAAGCTCAAGCTGACGCAGTTCTTCTTTTGGCTTGCCTTGATTCTTTACATACCGCTCAACTACACTCCAGTCCGCTCTTCTCCTATAGTTGCAACATAATAGCCATCCGTCCAAAACTCACTGCCCCACAGATCTCGTTTCAAATCCGGCTTCTTCTTGAACAATTCTCGCGCTGTAATACCTTTGAAAACCCTAACAATCTGACCCGGTGGAATTTTCGGATGTGCCGTACAAAGTATATGTACGTGGTCTTTGTCGCAACCTATCTGCTCAAACTCGATGTCGTATCGATCTTCTATCTCTTTTGCAGTCATCATAATGATTCTTACAACCGCCTCGTCTAATAATCCACGTCTGTATTTCACAGGAAATACAATGTGATAATGTATCTGCCACGCACAGTGGCCCGCTTTCTCTACAACATTTCGCATCCCAACATTTTAAAGCCTAGTTAGATCCCCGTGGCAAGACCACGGGGAATCGCAAGTTTACCAATCCATTGAAGAGTTACAACATGAGGGGATAAATGGATAGTGTTACAACAGCACGCGTACTCATCAGAGCAAGATGCTATGAGCGCACGCCAATGCAAACTTTAATTGACGCAAAGGAGGTATGGGACAATAAAATCGCTGCCTTGAATAATTGAATTTGATCTAACAGGCACATCATCAAACCGGATAACTGTCAGATCAGGTCTGAATTGCTATATTTTATTCTAAAAAAATCATCATCTTGACATGGGGAATTCCCGCTTCAATAAATTTTTCTGCAGAAACTTGCTGAAATCCAAATTTTTCATAAAACTTAACTGCGTTAATTTGCGCATTAAGCATTGCTTTTTGCATCTGACGCCTCCTTAATTCCTCTAATATTTTTTTCAGCATCGCACTGCCATACCCTTTACCTCGCCATTCTTTCAATACAGCCATTCTCCCGATATGTCCGTCTGGCAATAGTCTTCCAGTTCCTACTGCCTCTCCGTGATTATTAAATACCAGAAAATGCGTACTGATAATATCAAACTCATCCCATTCTAAATCTACTGGAACCTGCTGTTCAAGAATAAAAACTGTTGTTCGAATATTTCGTAGAGTTAGAGTTTCCGTTTCCCAATCTACGACACGTACGAGATGATCGCATCGCATTTTTATAACAATTTATTAAGAAACCTATTCAAATGGATGGCGCAATAAAATAGTATCTTCTCTGTCGGGTCCAGTAGAAATCATATCAATAGGTATTTCACACACTTCTTCTAATCTTTTCAAATAATTCTGTGCGGCCTTGGGTAGTTGATGGAATTTTTTTATACCTGCTGTATTTTCTACCCAACCGGGTATTTCCTCATAAATCGGCTCACAGCAATCCAAATCATCCGCACCAACCGGAAGAATATTACTTTTGTTACCGTCAATCAATCGATACCCAATACCCAAACTAAGGCTCTCCACCCCATCTAGAACATCCAGCTTAGTAATGCATAATCCTGTTACACCATTTATTTGAATGGAGCGCTTTAGCGCAACTGCATCAAACCAACCGCAACGACGCGGACGACCTGTTGTTGATCCAAACTCATGTCCACGCGAAGCCAAATGTCTACCAATATCGTCGTCCAACTCAGTCGGAAATGGACCGGATCCGACTCTTGTTGTATACGCCTTGGTAATACCCAACACATACTGCAGCATTTGTGGCCCAACTCCGCCACCCGGTCCTGCTGCACCTGCCACACAGTTACTCGAGGTTACAAATGGATATGTACCATGATCGACATCCAATAATGCTCCTTGCGCACCCTCAAATAATAAATTATTACCTGCTTTATGCGCCTCAAATAAAAGCTGCGGAACATCCGCTATCATTGGCTTAATACGTTCGGATTGCATTAACGCATCATCCATCGTTTTATGAAAATCGATCACCTTTACATGAAAGTAATTTTTCAACACAAAATTATGATAATCCAGCATTTCACCCAATTTGGCTGCAAAACGATCTCGATGAAACAAATCTTGTAATCGAATTGCACGACGAGCAACTTTATCTTCGTATGCAGGCCCGATACCACGCCCTGTGGTGCCAATTTTTCCTACGCCTTTGGCAGTTTCACGGGCATTATCCAACGCAATATGGCAGGGTAAAATGAGTGGACAAGCCGCGCTAATACGCAAACGCCCAGTAACATCAATACCATTCTGCTCCAGCATATCAATTTCATTTAGTAATGCTTCTGGTGAAATTACTACACCATTTCCAATGTAACAAATAACATTGTCTCGCAGGATACCGGATGGAATTAAATGCAATACTGTTTTAGTATTACCAATGACCAATGTATGACCTGCGTTATGTCCACCCTGAAAGCGGACTACACCTTGAGCATGATCCGTTAACCAATCAACAATTTTGCCTTTTCCTTCATCGCCCCATTGTGTACCAATGACGACTACATTTTTAGTCATAATCCTATTCTCAAAAAATCTGTGGATTTAAACCCAAGAAATTAAATCTCTTTAATTATCCATTTCCCATCAAGCAACACTAATTGTCTGTCACAAACTATAAATTCATCCTTTTGTTCTGGCAATTCCATAACTACAATATGTCCTGCTTTACGTAATTGCTGAATCATACCTTCCAGTCTCTTATCCTTCTTCTCAAAAGGCGCTCGTATTCCTTTGGGATATTTTTTAGGTTTTACTAATCTGGATAATTCTCTTAAATCCATACTAAAACCAGTTGCCGGTCGTGCCCGCCCAAAGGTTTTCCCTATTTCATCGTAGCGTCCACCGAGGGCAATAGCACTTGAACATCCTCTCGCATATGCAGCAAATACCATTCCTGTATGATAATGATACCCCCGCAAATCAGCTAAATCGAATGCAACGCTCCCCACTACTGGCTTCAGCTCTTTTTCAACCATACCAAGTTCATTCAATGCAGTTCTAATTACTGGATAGTCAGGCAGTCGCGCCATCGCATCGACCAGAATCTTTTTATCACCATAAAGCTCAGGTAATAAGAGCAATGCCTCACGAATACCTTTTTTCAGCTTTAAGCACAATTCCTGTAACGTTGAAATATCTTTTGCCTGTAGAACCGAAAATAATTCGGCCTCAAGTTCTCGTGATATTCCAGCACCTTTTATTAGTCCACGAAAAACAGCTACATGACCGAGATCCAGATGAATTTCATTTATATGAGAAACCGACAAGCACTCCAGCATAAGACGTTGCACTTCCAAATCACTCTCCAATCCTGAGTGACCATATAGCTCAGCACCAATTTGCAAGGGTTCACGGGTTTGTGTTATTCCTGATGGAATCGTATGTAGTACACTATTGACATAGCAGAGTCGTGTTATACCGTTAAAATTCAATAAATGTGCATCAATTCTTGCCACTTGAGGTGTCATATCAGCGCGCAATCCCATCATTCGTCCACTTAACTGATCGATAACCTTAAATGTTTGCAGATTCATATCACTGCCACTACCAGACAGTAATGACTCTACGTATTCTAATAAAGGTGGTATAACTTGCTGGTAACCATGCGTCAGCAGTAAATCAAGAATCTGCCGACGCGTTACCTCAATATGCAATGCTTCTGCTGGCAATATATCTTCAACATATTCTGGGAGCAACCAATTATGCATGCTAAGACTGACAAAGCGTCAGAGGGAAGTGAAAAATGATTTAAGTTATGACGACAAGTAGTATTAATCCGATCAACATTGAAGTTAATCCTATGAAACGCAATTGATTATCATTGGTCTCAATTAACTTCCTGAATGCTTCTCTCCAAGTATCCGGAGATAAAAATGGCAACATTCCCTCTAGAATTAACACCAGTGCAACTGCATTTAAGAAATTTTCCCACATGTATGATAACTCCTGCTTAATTACGCATTCATAATATCTTCAATGAGAAGCATAAAAAAATGATAGGCTCTGCCACAAAATAGAATAAACAATAGCTTCTATTCTCAGAATTTCTGCATAAGCATCCACCATTATTAAATCCACGCACGCCTCAGTGAAAATACATTAGGACGCTAAATTGTATCTATTTGTAATAAAACAGAGCCTTAACTAATTCTACAAGAGCATATATTACTATTTACTAACTGCAGGATTTTTTAAATATTTAAAGAAATCGGAGGTGGGCTCAAGAACCATCATATCCCCCTTATTCTTGAACGACTGCTTATAAGCATCAATACTACGCCAGAAGGCATAAAATTCAGAATCTTTCTGAAATGCAGCTGCATAGATTGCAGCAGCCTGGCTATCACCATCACCCATTGTTTTTTGGGCTTCCCGATAGGCCTCAGCTAATATAATTTCTCTTTGTTTATCCGCGTCAGCACGAATTTTCTCCGATTCAGCAGCACCGGTTGAACGTAATTCATTTGCTACTCGTTTTCGTTCTGCCTCCATACGCCTATATACCGATTCACTCACTTCTTGTGGAAGATCCACACGTTTTAGGCGTACATCAACAACTTCCACTCCAATGGATCGAGCATCATTATCCGCTTTTTGACGCATAATCTCCATAATTACATCACGCTCACCCGAAACCACATCGTGAACCGTACGATTACCAAATTCATCACGCAAACTTGCATTGATGGTTTGAGCTAACCGTGTTTGAGCTAATCCTTCATCTCCTCGTACGCTGATATAATATTGTTTCACATCCACGATACGCCATTTTACAAACAAATCTACTAAAACGTTCTTTTTCTCAGAAGTAATAAATCGTTCCGGCTCTTCAGTGTCCATTGTCAGAATACGCTTCTCAAAAAAACGTACATTTTGTGCAATTGGAATTTTAAAATATAAACCTGGATCGGTTTTAACATCGATCACTTCCCCAAGTTGAAATAAAATTGCCTGCTGACGCTCATCAACAATATAAATTGCCGAACTGCCCAGAAAGAAAATTGCAATAATGATGCCTGAGAATACTGATGTAAAACTTTTCATTTATCTTATCTCCCGTTCGCGACTACGAAAAGATTCTCGTGCTCGTAAACTGCTATCAGGTGTTGTTTCCTGTACTGCAGGTGATGTAGGGGCCGGTGAAACCGAAGTTGATCCGCTTATATTAATGAGTTTATCGAGCGGCAAATACAGAAGATTATTACCGTTCTTCTGATCAACAACAATTTTACTCGTATTAGAAAGCACTTGCTGCATCATATCCAAATATAAACGCTCGCGTGTAACGTTTGGTGCTTTACTATATTCAGTAAGAATCTGTTCAAAACGACTGGCATCACCCTCAGCGCTTACAATAACACGCTGCTTATACCCTTCAGATTCTTGAATTAGTCGAGCCGCATTACCGGCTGCTCTTGGTATGACATCATTTGCATACGCCTGCCCCTCATTTTTCTGCCGCTCTCTATCTTGACCTGCTTTTACTGCATCATCAAATGCAGCTTGGACTTGTTCAGGCGGCTGTGCATTCTGCATCGTCACTCTGCTAATCAAAATACCAATTTCATATCGATCAAGTATTTTTTGCATCAGCTGTGTTGCATTGGCTGCCACTTGTTCGCGTCCTTCATAAAGAACAAAATCCATTTTACTTTTACCTATGACTTGCCTGATTGCAGTCTCAGCTGCTTGAAGTACAGCTTCATCGGGGTTTCTATTGTTGAATAGAAAATCCTCTGGATCATTCAATATATACTGTACTGCAAACTGAATATCGATAATGTTTTCATCGTCTGTTAACATTAATGCTTCGCGTAGCACCTTGCTTCTTACATTGTTCCGGTAGCCAATTTCAACTGTCCGGACCTGACTGACATTCACAACTTCCACTCTCTCAACCGGATAGGGAAAGTGCCAACGTAATCCTGCTGATGATGTATCGACATATTGACCAAATCGCAATACCACACCTCTATGGCCCTCATCGACAATATAAAAGCCACTACCTAACCACACCACAACCAACAAACCAAGGATTAGTATAATGCTTCCACTACTCTGCGGCTTAGATCCTTGAGTACGCGGCCCATCATCACCACCTCCGCTTTTTTTTTGCCCAAACATGTCATTGATTTTTTTATTGAAATTCCGCAACACGTCATCTAAATCTGGTGGACCAGAATCGCCTTTATTTTTTCCCCATTGTGGATCATTTAATCCCATAATCATTCCTGTTTGTTCGTTCAAAAAAAATCTTGTACAGAAGCACAATCTCGAAGCCCATTATTTATTTCCATTGATTCTTTATTCAGTTTTTTGGAGTTTTCTAAGATTGTTTCTGTCAACGCCTGCCTTACAAACTCAACTCCCTCGCCTGTTTCTGCGCTTAAACGAATGCGTGATATTCTACCATATTCATCACGTACGCAACCTGCACTGCGTAAGGTTGCGTCGATTAAGTCAATTTTGTTGAAAATCAAGATCTGTGGAATAACATCAGCGCCAATTTCTTTTAATATTTTATTAACTTCTTTAATTTGCTCGTCACTATTGGAGTTACTAGCATCTATCACATGAAGCAATAAATCAGCCTGCACGGTTTCTTCGAGTGTTGCACGAAATGCAGCTATCAATGTATGCGGCAATTCCCGGATAAACCCCACTGTATCCGAGATAACTACAGTACTGCCTTCTTCAATGAATAATTTACGTGTTGTTGTATCTAGTGTAGCAAATAGCTTATCAGCAGCATACGATTGTGCACGGGTTAATTTGTTGAAGAACGTTGATTTACCTGCATTAGTATAACCAACAATAGACACCGTGAGTGAGTTTGATCTTCGCCTAGATCGTCTTTGAACATTTCGTTGACACTGCAGATCCGAAAGTTTTTCCTTAAGTAATTTTACTCGCTTTTTAATTAATCTCCGATCCGTTTCCAGTTGAGTCTCGCCAGGTCCACGTAAACCTATACCGCCTTTCTGTCTTTCAAGATGGGTCCATCCGCGCACAAGACGTGTTAAAAGATATTCCAGCTGAGCCAATTCAACTTGCAGCATTCCTTCATGACTGTGAGCTCGCCGGGCAAAAATGTCAAGAATCAGATTCGTGCGATCAATAACATTACAATTTAAACGCAAAGATAGGTTTCGTTGCTGTGCTGGGGACAGATCATGATTAAATATAACCAACCCAGCCTCTGTCTGCTGCATCACTCGCACGATTTCCTCAACTTTACCCCTTCCAATATATGTTGTGGAATCAGGGCGGGATCGCTTTCCCGTCACAATTGCAACAACCTCAAGCTTATCGCTGGAAGCTAACAGTTGCAACTCTAACAAACTGTCTTGATGAGTACCGCAGCCGAAATCGACACCCACCAAAATTGCTGTATCGGATGCTATTAATTTATTCATGCCCAATAGGCATATCAGACATCGCGCGTTTCCACTGTTTCAACGGGAATAGTAACAGCTCTTGCAGGCACTACTGTAGAAATTGC from Nitrosomonas ureae harbors:
- a CDS encoding helix-turn-helix domain-containing protein, producing the protein MSISSYTKTDNSLSSDTPLLAAGLFIKHAGSVFCYLQKIDGIKPSPLKHSARDLSLLEREKISRELSANLSFRAIARNLNRATSTVSREIYRNGGLSKYRTVAADKRVCKLNDNISFALSYRIN
- a CDS encoding transposase produces the protein MQRAAGRPAYSGLLLFKMLLVEFWHGGLSDESVEDMANSNLHVMRFLGLPL
- a CDS encoding GNAT family N-acetyltransferase, producing MRCDHLVRVVDWETETLTLRNIRTTVFILEQQVPVDLEWDEFDIISTHFLVFNNHGEAVGTGRLLPDGHIGRMAVLKEWRGKGYGSAMLKKILEELRRRQMQKAMLNAQINAVKFYEKFGFQQVSAEKFIEAGIPHVKMMIFLE
- a CDS encoding adenylosuccinate synthase, with product MTKNVVVIGTQWGDEGKGKIVDWLTDHAQGVVRFQGGHNAGHTLVIGNTKTVLHLIPSGILRDNVICYIGNGVVISPEALLNEIDMLEQNGIDVTGRLRISAACPLILPCHIALDNARETAKGVGKIGTTGRGIGPAYEDKVARRAIRLQDLFHRDRFAAKLGEMLDYHNFVLKNYFHVKVIDFHKTMDDALMQSERIKPMIADVPQLLFEAHKAGNNLLFEGAQGALLDVDHGTYPFVTSSNCVAGAAGPGGGVGPQMLQYVLGITKAYTTRVGSGPFPTELDDDIGRHLASRGHEFGSTTGRPRRCGWFDAVALKRSIQINGVTGLCITKLDVLDGVESLSLGIGYRLIDGNKSNILPVGADDLDCCEPIYEEIPGWVENTAGIKKFHQLPKAAQNYLKRLEEVCEIPIDMISTGPDREDTILLRHPFE
- a CDS encoding ATP phosphoribosyltransferase regulatory subunit — its product is MHNWLLPEYVEDILPAEALHIEVTRRQILDLLLTHGYQQVIPPLLEYVESLLSGSGSDMNLQTFKVIDQLSGRMMGLRADMTPQVARIDAHLLNFNGITRLCYVNSVLHTIPSGITQTREPLQIGAELYGHSGLESDLEVQRLMLECLSVSHINEIHLDLGHVAVFRGLIKGAGISRELEAELFSVLQAKDISTLQELCLKLKKGIREALLLLPELYGDKKILVDAMARLPDYPVIRTALNELGMVEKELKPVVGSVAFDLADLRGYHYHTGMVFAAYARGCSSAIALGGRYDEIGKTFGRARPATGFSMDLRELSRLVKPKKYPKGIRAPFEKKDKRLEGMIQQLRKAGHIVVMELPEQKDEFIVCDRQLVLLDGKWIIKEI
- a CDS encoding DUF2065 domain-containing protein gives rise to the protein MWENFLNAVALVLILEGMLPFLSPDTWREAFRKLIETNDNQLRFIGLTSMLIGLILLVVIT
- the hflC gene encoding protease modulator HflC, translating into MKSFTSVFSGIIIAIFFLGSSAIYIVDERQQAILFQLGEVIDVKTDPGLYFKIPIAQNVRFFEKRILTMDTEEPERFITSEKKNVLVDLFVKWRIVDVKQYYISVRGDEGLAQTRLAQTINASLRDEFGNRTVHDVVSGERDVIMEIMRQKADNDARSIGVEVVDVRLKRVDLPQEVSESVYRRMEAERKRVANELRSTGAAESEKIRADADKQREIILAEAYREAQKTMGDGDSQAAAIYAAAFQKDSEFYAFWRSIDAYKQSFKNKGDMMVLEPTSDFFKYLKNPAVSK
- the hflK gene encoding FtsH protease activity modulator HflK, whose protein sequence is MGLNDPQWGKNKGDSGPPDLDDVLRNFNKKINDMFGQKKSGGGDDGPRTQGSKPQSSGSIILILGLLVVVWLGSGFYIVDEGHRGVVLRFGQYVDTSSAGLRWHFPYPVERVEVVNVSQVRTVEIGYRNNVRSKVLREALMLTDDENIIDIQFAVQYILNDPEDFLFNNRNPDEAVLQAAETAIRQVIGKSKMDFVLYEGREQVAANATQLMQKILDRYEIGILISRVTMQNAQPPEQVQAAFDDAVKAGQDRERQKNEGQAYANDVIPRAAGNAARLIQESEGYKQRVIVSAEGDASRFEQILTEYSKAPNVTRERLYLDMMQQVLSNTSKIVVDQKNGNNLLYLPLDKLINISGSTSVSPAPTSPAVQETTPDSSLRARESFRSREREIR
- the hflX gene encoding GTPase HflX, producing MNKLIASDTAILVGVDFGCGTHQDSLLELQLLASSDKLEVVAIVTGKRSRPDSTTYIGRGKVEEIVRVMQQTEAGLVIFNHDLSPAQQRNLSLRLNCNVIDRTNLILDIFARRAHSHEGMLQVELAQLEYLLTRLVRGWTHLERQKGGIGLRGPGETQLETDRRLIKKRVKLLKEKLSDLQCQRNVQRRSRRRSNSLTVSIVGYTNAGKSTFFNKLTRAQSYAADKLFATLDTTTRKLFIEEGSTVVISDTVGFIRELPHTLIAAFRATLEETVQADLLLHVIDASNSNSDEQIKEVNKILKEIGADVIPQILIFNKIDLIDATLRSAGCVRDEYGRISRIRLSAETGEGVEFVRQALTETILENSKKLNKESMEINNGLRDCASVQDFF